The following are encoded in a window of Candidatus Anaeroferrophillus wilburensis genomic DNA:
- a CDS encoding amidohydrolase family protein → MALPTAKHFPEIEIFPYFDSRYITKSEADLSRFKAAGFRGLKLLYVADEDKTYGMTGWTDLFGKSSHDFEKVTLHMIEQAVEFRWPVIFHADLRLHEGFVRDILASYKEHPFIFPHFGFSRKIMSKLLEQFDGCYTDFSSLLIFMRQSPDNYRNFIKTYADHVLFGSDATIDWPELIHEYIDTVKAMIPDEEILKKIFRDNYLKIHHLGDIKS, encoded by the coding sequence ATGGCTTTACCAACGGCAAAGCATTTTCCGGAGATTGAGATATTTCCTTATTTTGACAGCCGTTATATCACCAAAAGCGAAGCTGATTTGAGCCGTTTCAAAGCAGCCGGTTTCCGCGGTTTAAAGCTGCTCTATGTAGCAGATGAAGACAAAACATACGGGATGACCGGCTGGACAGACCTGTTTGGAAAATCGTCTCATGACTTCGAAAAGGTAACCTTGCACATGATCGAACAAGCGGTGGAATTTCGGTGGCCGGTCATCTTTCACGCTGATCTGCGGTTACACGAAGGATTCGTCAGGGACATTCTGGCAAGTTACAAAGAACACCCGTTTATTTTCCCCCATTTCGGTTTTTCACGCAAAATTATGAGCAAACTCCTCGAACAATTTGATGGCTGTTATACCGATTTTTCCTCACTCCTGATTTTCATGCGACAATCGCCCGATAATTATCGCAATTTCATCAAAACCTATGCAGACCATGTCCTTTTTGGTTCTGATGCCACCATTGACTGGCCTGAGTTAATCCATGAATATATTGACACAGTAAAGGCAATGATCCCAGATGAGGAGATATTAAAGAAAATTTTTCGGGATAATTACCTGAAGATA